A region of the Candidatus Eisenbacteria bacterium genome:
GCCTACGACCGTCACGCGATCGAAGCCTTCGAGCTGGCAGCGCTCGACTACGTCCTCAAGCCGATCAAGCGCGAGCGTCTGGCCGAAGCCGTGCGGCGCGCGGTCCAGGAAGTCGACGACCGCAAGCGTCTGTCGGGGCGTCAGGACGAAGTGCTGAAGGAGCTGATCCAACGCCAGACCAGCGAAGGACGGCTCGAGCCGTTGCGCCGTCTTCCCGTGCGCCATCGCCGCGAGGTTCGATTGCTCGACCTCGATCAGGTCACCCGGATCATCTCGCGCGACCGCCTCGTGCTCGCGTGCGCCGAGGGCCGTGAGTTCCTGGTCGACTACACGCTCCAGGAGCTCGAGGAGCGTCTTCCGCCGGGCGCGTTCCTGCGCGTCCACCGCGCGGCGCTCGTCAACGTCGAGGCCATCGAGTCGTATGGCGGC
Encoded here:
- a CDS encoding LytTR family DNA-binding domain-containing protein; translation: MSPREGGAPRVRAVIADDEPRARQFLERLLAEMEGVTVVGSAKGGGEALSLVARLKPEVAFLDIQMPDLSGLEVARHLRGNDSPVVVFVTAYDRHAIEAFELAALDYVLKPIKRERLAEAVRRAVQEVDDRKRLSGRQDEVLKELIQRQTSEGRLEPLRRLPVRHRREVRLLDLDQVTRIISRDRLVLACAEGREFLVDYTLQELEERLPPGAFLRVHRAALVNVEAIESYGGEEGVLVLRLKDGTRVEASERRAAEVRRRLK